Proteins encoded within one genomic window of Kibdelosporangium phytohabitans:
- a CDS encoding tetratricopeptide repeat protein, producing the protein MADEPIAVALRRAADLTAAGNSDAAIHVVRGVLDEHPTHSEAWCHLGAAYLDAGDAESSLDAAKNAIRNGERSWGYRLASIALVELGRRDEAVVSAREAVRRDGQDWRGHVALAEALGADDPQESFAAACRAIQLANNQARPFEVLGDAAMRVHDNETARRAYYEALKIDPGNQHARAHLLRLGRPQLDTTTTPATAEPILQIPHLGRIEALGLWLALRRASAALAIGSLVLMLVGMDDIYSVLGWFGLVLVLFVVFVVGTAWVKFARGVSLKQTMRDNRMLAVSSGLMALSTVLLIVWTVLVALGAHTMNPLSIVLVTSVASAAVSVLAIWRRSHPK; encoded by the coding sequence ATGGCCGACGAGCCGATCGCGGTCGCGTTACGTCGCGCGGCCGATCTCACCGCTGCCGGGAACTCCGACGCGGCGATCCACGTCGTGCGTGGGGTGCTGGACGAGCACCCCACGCACTCCGAGGCGTGGTGCCACCTCGGTGCCGCGTACCTCGACGCGGGTGACGCGGAGTCCTCGCTCGACGCGGCGAAGAACGCCATCCGCAACGGCGAGCGGTCATGGGGCTATCGGCTGGCCAGCATCGCGCTGGTGGAACTGGGCAGGCGGGACGAGGCCGTCGTGTCGGCGCGGGAAGCCGTGCGGCGCGACGGGCAGGACTGGCGCGGCCACGTCGCTCTGGCCGAGGCGCTGGGGGCCGACGATCCACAAGAGTCGTTCGCGGCGGCGTGCCGTGCCATCCAATTGGCCAACAACCAGGCTCGCCCGTTCGAGGTACTCGGCGACGCCGCGATGCGTGTGCACGACAACGAAACGGCCCGCCGCGCGTACTACGAGGCCCTCAAGATCGATCCGGGCAACCAGCACGCCCGTGCGCACCTGCTCCGGCTCGGCCGCCCGCAGTTGGACACGACCACCACGCCTGCCACCGCGGAGCCGATCCTGCAGATCCCGCACCTCGGCCGGATCGAGGCGCTCGGGTTGTGGCTGGCGCTGCGCCGCGCGTCGGCCGCGCTGGCCATCGGCAGCCTGGTGCTGATGCTCGTCGGCATGGACGACATCTACAGCGTCCTCGGCTGGTTCGGCTTGGTGCTGGTGTTGTTCGTGGTGTTCGTGGTCGGCACCGCATGGGTGAAATTCGCGCGGGGAGTGTCACTCAAACAGACCATGCGCGACAACCGCATGCTCGCGGTGTCATCCGGCTTGATGGCGTTGTCAACCGTCCTGCTGATCGTCTGGACGGTGCTGGTCGCGCTCGGCGCACACACCATGAACCCGCTGTCGATCGTCCTGGTGACCAGTGTGGCCAGTGCGGCGGTGTCGGTCCTCGCCATCTGGCGGCGTAGCCACCCGAAGTAG
- a CDS encoding glycoside hydrolase family 75 protein: MRKLLLLAATPPATGFLVPTATASADLTPMAEPSANQLLAKTQSCKQISNGKYKTDSELGRTAPVCDANGAVWWRADMDIDCDGRHTARCNEQTDPWFQPDTAFPRSDGKPLIADQTHYVVVPSPSNTWRYTSSGIAGASACAVVYNNQVLYASEQLGGNHHRRIPRHPVHLHHLKSS, translated from the coding sequence ATGCGGAAGCTCCTTCTGCTCGCGGCCACCCCGCCGGCGACCGGGTTCCTCGTGCCGACCGCCACCGCCAGCGCGGACCTCACCCCGATGGCCGAGCCGTCCGCGAACCAGCTGCTGGCGAAAACCCAGTCATGCAAACAGATCTCGAACGGCAAGTACAAGACGGACAGCGAACTGGGCCGCACGGCACCGGTGTGCGACGCCAACGGCGCAGTCTGGTGGCGCGCGGACATGGACATCGACTGCGACGGTCGGCACACCGCCCGGTGCAACGAGCAGACCGACCCGTGGTTCCAGCCGGACACCGCGTTCCCCCGCTCGGACGGCAAACCGCTGATCGCCGACCAGACGCACTACGTCGTCGTCCCCAGTCCCAGCAACACCTGGCGCTACACGTCCTCCGGCATCGCCGGAGCAAGCGCGTGCGCGGTCGTCTACAACAACCAGGTCCTCTACGCCTCCGAGCAACTCGGCGGCAACCACCACCGGCGAATCCCGCGCCACCCGGTTCATCTCCACCACCTGAAAAGCTCGTGA
- a CDS encoding MarR family winged helix-turn-helix transcriptional regulator: protein MDESVGTAHQHAGEFSQQCLQHFDVNWLLSRAAHGLREAMDTEAMAHGTSIRGQIVLTALVQNSHPDARPYSQLALGHALGVDKTTMTALLDKLERQGLVVRTPDPNDRRARIPVPTEAGRELQAKLYHQLAAVEDRVLADLAPAERDVLRSLLRRIISTEEPVEGSCV from the coding sequence GTGGACGAGAGCGTCGGAACGGCCCATCAGCACGCCGGGGAGTTCAGCCAGCAGTGCCTGCAGCACTTCGACGTGAACTGGCTGCTCAGCCGAGCTGCGCACGGCCTGCGCGAGGCGATGGACACCGAGGCGATGGCGCACGGCACGTCCATCCGCGGCCAGATCGTGCTGACCGCGCTCGTCCAGAACTCGCACCCGGACGCCCGCCCGTACAGCCAGCTCGCGCTGGGACACGCGCTCGGCGTCGACAAGACGACCATGACCGCGCTGCTGGACAAGCTGGAACGCCAGGGCCTGGTCGTGCGCACGCCGGACCCGAACGACCGCCGCGCCCGGATCCCCGTGCCCACCGAGGCGGGCCGTGAGCTGCAGGCGAAGCTCTACCACCAGCTGGCGGCGGTGGAGGACCGCGTCCTGGCCGACCTGGCTCCCGCCGAGCGCGACGTGCTGCGCTCCTTGTTACGCCGGATCATCTCGACGGAGGAGCCGGTCGAGGGTTCGTGCGTGTGA
- a CDS encoding LysE family transporter, whose translation MSGAFLAGVVAGYGVAIPVGAIGALLIGLTARTSLRVGAAAALGVATADGVYALAAVLGGAAIADLIEPIAGPMRWAAVAVLVTLAVKTVLDARKQRKDKEVTARSAYFGLLGLTVLNPATIVYFGALVLGMRADVVPDLLHGMAFVLGALLASASWQLLLAGGGSLVGRVLTGQRGRMATAVVSSLVIVALAVRLVTG comes from the coding sequence ATGAGCGGCGCGTTCCTCGCGGGTGTCGTTGCTGGTTACGGCGTGGCGATCCCCGTCGGGGCGATCGGTGCGCTGCTCATCGGCCTCACCGCGAGAACCTCCCTGCGCGTGGGCGCGGCTGCGGCACTGGGGGTCGCCACGGCGGACGGGGTCTACGCCCTCGCCGCCGTGCTCGGTGGCGCGGCGATCGCCGATCTGATCGAACCGATCGCGGGCCCGATGCGGTGGGCAGCGGTGGCCGTGCTCGTCACGCTGGCGGTCAAGACCGTGCTCGACGCACGAAAACAACGCAAGGACAAGGAAGTCACCGCGCGCAGTGCCTACTTCGGACTGCTCGGGCTGACCGTCCTCAACCCGGCCACCATCGTCTACTTCGGAGCGCTCGTGCTCGGGATGCGGGCCGATGTCGTGCCCGACCTGCTGCACGGCATGGCTTTCGTCCTCGGGGCGCTGCTGGCGTCAGCGAGCTGGCAGCTGCTGCTCGCCGGTGGCGGCAGCCTTGTCGGCCGCGTCCTGACCGGGCAGCGGGGCCGCATGGCCACGGCTGTCGTCTCCAGCCTGGTGATCGTCGCCCTCGCGGTGCGGCTGGTGACGGGTTAG
- a CDS encoding amino acid permease has protein sequence MSTTSTSTALIRVGPSRVSSALARNRLGVSSIVFFIVSAAAPLTVIGSGAVLTFANTKTIGIPIAYATIAVVLTVFAVGYVAMSRHITNAGAFYTYVAQGLGRVPGVGASFVAVVAYNAMQVGLYGGFGAVLAGHLKSWFGWNVAWWALALLAWLVIAVLGVLRIDFNSKVLAVLLTAECLIMLVFNAVELTNPADGTVTFDSLSPSNLVTAGVGALLVTAVTGFVGFEGGAVYAEESRDPKRTVARATYIAVAFVGVLYAVSAWALTVAVGPDKIVGAAGEQQADLIFNVNAGFLGRWIVDIGRVLIVTSLFAALVSFHNTVARYLFALGREQVLPARLGSTNRRTGSPYVGSLVQSVLAFVVIMVFAVAGLDPLIDLMYIGTTFGGLGVIILMALTSVSVVGYFARRKDVDENAWRKFVSPVIAAVLLLVVLYLTLDQYSTLLGLPAGHPAVWILPSSFAVFGLAGILWGAYLRSARPRVYAAIGLGANSVIGRASQDLPKRTDSSGVLPLPSSPGFASAPPRHEVFRVGADHPVGPVSKVLSEAFVHSDIAKWLIPDAQDRRRIYPAYWAMAVEHALGAGEVFAGGELSGVSVWYPAVFGPPNAAPRDVDQRIDVMCGPYAPRFHALSHAVTSAHPTTPHQYLAFVAVMPDLQGRGVGTALVRHRLRELDMANVPAYLEATNRRNLALYVHLGFQPMGNPIALPDNGPKLYPMWRPASVHRGL, from the coding sequence TTGAGTACGACCAGTACGAGTACGGCGCTGATCCGCGTCGGACCGAGCCGGGTCTCGTCGGCGCTGGCCCGCAACAGGCTCGGCGTCTCGTCGATCGTGTTCTTCATCGTGTCCGCGGCCGCGCCGCTGACCGTCATCGGCAGCGGCGCCGTGCTGACGTTCGCCAACACGAAGACGATCGGCATCCCGATCGCGTACGCGACGATCGCGGTCGTGCTGACTGTGTTCGCGGTCGGCTACGTCGCGATGTCGCGGCACATCACCAATGCGGGCGCTTTCTACACGTACGTCGCGCAAGGCCTTGGCCGCGTGCCCGGTGTCGGCGCCTCATTCGTGGCCGTCGTGGCGTACAACGCGATGCAAGTCGGCCTGTACGGCGGTTTCGGCGCGGTCCTCGCCGGCCACCTGAAGTCCTGGTTCGGCTGGAACGTGGCCTGGTGGGCGCTGGCGCTGCTGGCGTGGCTCGTGATCGCGGTGCTCGGTGTGCTGCGGATCGACTTCAACAGCAAGGTGCTCGCGGTGCTGCTGACCGCCGAATGCCTGATCATGCTGGTGTTCAACGCGGTCGAGCTGACCAACCCGGCCGACGGCACGGTCACGTTCGACTCGCTGTCCCCGTCGAACCTGGTCACCGCCGGAGTCGGCGCGCTGCTGGTGACAGCGGTGACCGGCTTCGTCGGCTTCGAGGGCGGCGCGGTGTACGCCGAGGAGAGCCGCGACCCGAAACGCACGGTGGCGCGGGCGACCTACATCGCGGTGGCGTTCGTCGGCGTGCTGTACGCGGTCTCGGCGTGGGCGCTGACCGTGGCCGTCGGACCGGACAAGATCGTCGGTGCGGCGGGCGAACAGCAGGCCGACCTGATCTTCAACGTCAACGCGGGTTTCCTCGGCCGGTGGATCGTGGACATCGGCCGGGTCCTGATCGTGACGAGCTTGTTCGCCGCGCTGGTCAGCTTCCACAACACGGTCGCGCGGTACCTGTTCGCGCTGGGCCGTGAGCAGGTCCTGCCCGCCCGGCTCGGCTCCACCAACCGCCGGACCGGTTCGCCGTACGTCGGTTCGCTCGTCCAGTCCGTGCTGGCCTTCGTGGTGATCATGGTGTTCGCCGTGGCCGGACTGGATCCGCTGATCGACCTGATGTACATCGGCACGACCTTCGGCGGTCTCGGCGTGATCATCCTGATGGCGCTGACGTCGGTGTCGGTGGTCGGCTACTTCGCCAGGCGCAAGGACGTCGACGAGAACGCCTGGCGCAAGTTCGTCTCCCCGGTCATCGCCGCGGTGCTGCTGCTCGTGGTGCTGTACCTGACGTTGGACCAGTACTCCACGTTGCTCGGACTGCCCGCCGGCCACCCGGCGGTGTGGATCCTGCCGTCGTCGTTCGCGGTGTTCGGGCTGGCCGGGATCCTGTGGGGCGCGTACCTGCGCTCGGCACGGCCGCGGGTGTACGCCGCGATCGGTCTGGGCGCCAACAGCGTGATCGGCCGGGCCAGCCAGGACCTGCCCAAGCGCACGGACTCCTCCGGCGTGCTGCCGCTGCCGTCGAGCCCGGGGTTCGCCTCGGCGCCGCCGCGGCACGAGGTGTTCCGGGTCGGCGCCGACCACCCGGTCGGCCCGGTGTCCAAAGTGCTCAGTGAAGCCTTCGTGCACAGCGACATCGCGAAGTGGCTGATACCCGACGCGCAGGACCGGCGCCGGATATACCCGGCGTACTGGGCGATGGCCGTCGAGCACGCGCTCGGCGCGGGCGAGGTGTTCGCCGGGGGAGAGCTGTCGGGCGTGTCGGTGTGGTACCCGGCCGTGTTCGGGCCGCCGAACGCGGCACCGCGGGACGTCGACCAGCGCATCGACGTGATGTGCGGCCCCTACGCCCCGCGGTTCCACGCGTTGAGCCACGCCGTGACGAGCGCGCATCCCACGACGCCCCACCAGTACCTGGCGTTCGTCGCGGTGATGCCGGACCTGCAAGGCCGCGGCGTCGGGACAGCGTTGGTGCGACACAGGTTGCGCGAGCTGGACATGGCGAACGTGCCCGCGTACCTCGAAGCGACCAACCGGCGCAATCTCGCGCTCTACGTCCACCTCGGCTTCCAGCCGATGGGCAACCCGATCGCGTTGCCGGACAACGGACCGAAGCTCTACCCGATGTGGCGCCCCGCCTCCGTCCACCGCGGCCTCTGA
- a CDS encoding LamG-like jellyroll fold domain-containing protein, which yields MSSTRRLFLLNAGLIPAAAAALPGVASAEPVAQGFTRPDTDSPRFTVAVIPDTQYLYDRDRGDSAPLEASLRYIVDTAREHNTVFAAHLGDMTENGLRGEFTAISRTFRILDRFPYSVLAGNHDIDASKDDQRGPSPYLDEFGPHRLRHSPAFRGATRDGYNSYHVFRAAGKEWLVLAMDWRPSAGSIAWAREVMRKHPRSPVILTTHEFVHADGGDGKAVLSDFGQKLWNDLVKDNDQIFLALNGHYWPPGRTVLRNTAGNEVHAHITNYQDRYYGGSAMIRLYHFDLARGVIDVETFSPWLQDQRSLSALAQQETTRSGPGDCFTLEIDFAERFAGFDPIPAPKPRPVREIVIPGTVAYWRFDNRDTRDLSGNGNHLVAQDTPQWSTEHHRGQPGHGSVYLKDAYFRTVTGAPMNKATFHRGYTVEAFFKLPKDFGDANAWCALLSRLGSGADAGKTGDDPKEALASLALSGGRQLQWAVFPLNQNAISTNWGHELPSGKWWHVAVVNDGRTTTLYVDGSKLLRNPSTPAVGFPAIGDVWLLGASNYERKVGKSFYGWLGDVRVVDRPLAQRDFMLR from the coding sequence GTGTCATCGACCAGACGTCTCTTCCTGCTCAACGCGGGGCTGATCCCCGCCGCCGCCGCCGCGCTGCCGGGCGTGGCATCGGCCGAACCGGTCGCACAGGGCTTCACCAGGCCGGATACCGACAGCCCGCGCTTCACCGTCGCGGTCATCCCGGATACGCAGTACCTCTACGACCGCGATCGCGGCGACAGCGCACCGCTCGAGGCCTCGCTTCGTTACATTGTGGACACAGCGCGCGAGCACAACACGGTTTTCGCCGCCCACCTCGGTGACATGACCGAGAACGGGCTGCGTGGCGAGTTCACCGCGATCAGCCGCACTTTCCGGATTCTCGACCGGTTCCCGTACAGCGTGCTGGCGGGCAACCACGACATCGACGCGTCCAAAGACGACCAACGCGGCCCGAGCCCGTACCTCGACGAGTTCGGCCCGCACCGGTTGCGGCACAGTCCCGCGTTCCGTGGTGCGACTCGTGACGGTTACAACTCGTATCACGTGTTCCGGGCCGCCGGAAAGGAATGGCTCGTGCTGGCCATGGATTGGCGGCCGTCGGCGGGCAGCATCGCCTGGGCCCGTGAGGTGATGCGCAAGCACCCGCGCAGCCCGGTCATCCTCACCACGCACGAATTCGTGCACGCCGACGGCGGCGACGGCAAGGCCGTGCTGTCCGACTTCGGCCAGAAGCTCTGGAACGACCTGGTCAAGGACAACGACCAGATCTTCCTGGCGCTCAACGGGCACTACTGGCCGCCCGGTCGTACGGTGCTGCGCAACACCGCGGGAAACGAGGTGCACGCGCACATCACGAACTACCAGGACCGCTACTACGGTGGCAGCGCGATGATCCGGCTCTACCACTTCGACCTCGCACGCGGCGTGATCGACGTCGAGACGTTCTCGCCGTGGCTGCAGGACCAGCGTTCGCTGAGCGCACTGGCACAGCAGGAGACCACGCGCTCCGGTCCGGGCGACTGCTTCACGCTGGAGATCGACTTCGCCGAGCGGTTCGCCGGGTTCGACCCGATCCCGGCGCCGAAACCCCGCCCGGTTCGCGAGATCGTGATTCCGGGAACGGTGGCGTACTGGCGTTTCGACAACCGGGACACGCGTGACTTGTCCGGCAACGGCAACCATCTCGTCGCCCAGGACACGCCACAGTGGAGCACCGAGCACCACCGGGGGCAGCCGGGCCACGGCAGTGTGTACCTCAAGGACGCGTACTTCAGGACCGTGACTGGCGCGCCGATGAACAAGGCGACGTTCCACCGTGGATACACCGTCGAGGCGTTCTTCAAACTGCCGAAGGACTTCGGCGACGCCAACGCGTGGTGTGCGCTGCTGTCCCGGCTCGGGTCCGGCGCCGACGCGGGCAAAACGGGCGACGACCCCAAAGAGGCGCTGGCGTCGCTGGCCCTCTCCGGTGGGCGGCAGTTGCAGTGGGCGGTCTTCCCGCTCAACCAGAACGCCATCTCCACCAACTGGGGCCACGAACTGCCGTCCGGCAAGTGGTGGCACGTGGCCGTGGTCAACGACGGCCGCACCACGACCCTGTACGTGGACGGTTCGAAGCTGCTGCGCAACCCGTCCACCCCGGCGGTCGGGTTCCCGGCCATCGGGGACGTCTGGCTGCTCGGCGCGTCGAACTACGAGCGCAAGGTCGGCAAGAGCTTCTACGGCTGGCTCGGCGACGTCCGGGTCGTCGACCGGCCGCTCGCGCAGCGGGACTTCATGCTGCGGTGA
- a CDS encoding lactate 2-monooxygenase, with protein sequence MTTPLGGYQNEIYLHGLADQVPPFTVDTTKLADSAREILQPGPYWYVQGGAGSGATMRANREAFDKWRIVPRMLRDATARDVSTSVLGTTMPAPVLLAPIGVQSIVHEEGELATARAAGSLGVPMILSTASSNTIEDVAVANGGGPRWFQLYWPNDPDLCVSILSRAAKAGFTTLVVTLDTWTLAWRPNDLDQSYLPFLRGTGTAIPFSDPVFRSGLAVAPEQDIPAAVLKWIPLFTGTDRNWDALPFLREHWDGPIVLKGIQHVDDARRAADAGMDGIVVSNHGGRQVDGAVASLDVLPEIATAVGDRMTVLFDSGIRTGADIFKAIALGAKAILLGRPFVWGLAHGGEDGVRQVVRSLLAELDLTIALSGHHSIAELTPDSLTRVA encoded by the coding sequence ATGACGACACCCCTCGGTGGCTACCAGAACGAGATCTACCTGCACGGACTGGCTGACCAGGTGCCCCCGTTCACCGTCGACACGACCAAGCTGGCCGACTCGGCGCGCGAGATCCTCCAGCCGGGGCCGTACTGGTACGTGCAAGGGGGCGCGGGGTCCGGCGCGACCATGCGGGCCAACCGCGAGGCATTCGACAAGTGGCGGATCGTGCCGAGGATGCTGCGCGACGCGACCGCGCGCGACGTCTCCACGAGCGTGCTCGGCACGACGATGCCCGCTCCCGTGTTGCTCGCGCCGATCGGTGTGCAATCGATCGTGCACGAAGAGGGCGAGCTGGCGACCGCCCGCGCGGCCGGCTCGCTGGGCGTGCCGATGATCTTGTCGACGGCGTCGTCCAACACCATCGAGGACGTGGCGGTCGCCAACGGCGGTGGGCCGCGCTGGTTCCAGCTGTACTGGCCCAACGACCCGGACCTGTGCGTGAGCATCCTCAGCCGGGCGGCCAAAGCCGGGTTCACCACGCTCGTGGTCACCCTCGACACGTGGACGCTGGCGTGGCGGCCCAACGACCTCGACCAGTCGTACCTGCCGTTCCTGCGCGGCACCGGCACCGCGATCCCGTTCTCCGACCCGGTGTTCCGCAGCGGTCTCGCGGTCGCTCCCGAGCAGGACATCCCGGCGGCCGTGCTGAAGTGGATCCCGTTGTTCACCGGAACCGACCGCAATTGGGACGCGCTGCCGTTCCTGCGCGAACACTGGGACGGACCGATTGTGCTGAAAGGGATCCAGCACGTCGACGACGCGCGGCGCGCGGCCGATGCCGGAATGGACGGGATCGTCGTGTCCAACCACGGTGGCCGGCAGGTCGACGGCGCGGTCGCGTCGCTCGACGTGTTGCCCGAAATCGCCACCGCTGTGGGAGACCGGATGACGGTCTTGTTCGATTCCGGAATCCGGACAGGAGCCGACATTTTCAAGGCGATCGCGCTCGGGGCGAAGGCGATTCTGCTCGGCCGGCCGTTCGTCTGGGGCCTCGCGCACGGCGGCGAAGACGGTGTGCGGCAGGTCGTCCGGAGCCTGCTTGCCGAGCTTGACCTCACGATTGCCTTGTCCGGACACCACTCGATCGCGGAGTTGACACCGGACAGCCTGACCCGGGTGGCGTAG
- a CDS encoding FMN-dependent NADH-azoreductase, whose translation MTNLLHIDSSIQGDRSHSRALTAAFVESWKVANPDGGYVYRDFAQAPVPHVTGLYFAAANTPAELRGPEMRAEYDRFKPLRDEVLAADVVLMGVPMYNYTVPSTIKSWLDHLLVPEFRADTSDGPLIGTRFLVVATQGGSYAPGTPREGWDHQQPLLRQYFEHLGVAGDATFVQAEMTLANVNEQLRQFQHIADESKERAFKAVQELATVS comes from the coding sequence ATGACCAACTTGCTCCACATCGACTCGAGCATCCAGGGCGACAGGTCGCACTCCCGCGCGTTGACGGCAGCGTTCGTCGAATCGTGGAAGGTGGCCAACCCGGATGGCGGGTACGTGTACCGCGACTTCGCGCAGGCGCCGGTCCCGCACGTGACGGGCCTGTACTTCGCGGCGGCCAACACGCCCGCCGAGCTGCGCGGTCCGGAGATGCGCGCGGAGTACGACAGGTTCAAGCCGCTGCGCGACGAGGTGCTGGCGGCGGACGTCGTGCTGATGGGTGTGCCGATGTACAACTACACGGTCCCGTCGACGATCAAGTCGTGGCTCGACCACCTGCTCGTCCCCGAATTCCGCGCCGACACCAGCGACGGTCCGCTGATCGGCACCAGGTTCCTCGTGGTGGCCACGCAGGGTGGTTCGTACGCGCCGGGCACGCCCAGGGAGGGGTGGGACCACCAGCAGCCGCTGCTCAGGCAGTACTTCGAGCACCTCGGTGTGGCCGGGGACGCCACGTTCGTGCAGGCCGAGATGACGCTCGCGAACGTCAACGAGCAGCTCAGGCAGTTCCAGCACATCGCCGACGAGTCCAAGGAGCGCGCCTTCAAGGCGGTGCAGGAGCTGGCCACGGTGTCATGA
- a CDS encoding Gfo/Idh/MocA family protein, which yields MSDQVSRRSLLAAGAAIGLGSGAQAEASPNDAAQDGAAQQDWPRQQGRSMINVPFERRDTVRLAIIGLGNRGGGMIGSFLAVPGVKVTALCDIRPEFAARAAKAVTGAGQPAPALYTKGDHDFENMVRRDDIDLVYVASPWEWHVPMALAALRAGKHVGVETPFATSINELWQLVDASERYQRHCMQLENCCYGQNEMRVLRMAHAGLFGDLLHGAGAYIHDLRELLFSDTYYEAEWRRAWHTKRELKGDLYPTHGLGPVANYMDINRGDRIVRISSMGTPALGLAEYRAAHEQPGDSSWKERYVESDTTISLLQTAKGRVIRLEHDVSTPHPYSRLNHLAGTKGKFEDYPPRIYLEPKHTNDQWASFDEFKSYDHWLWTDVPPGPGGHGGMDYYMAYRTIQTMRLGLVPDMDVYDGAVWSAPVPLSSRSIDQHGAPQQIPDFTRGRWREKRPGVDSVKPPKN from the coding sequence ATGAGCGATCAGGTGTCCCGCAGGTCTTTGCTCGCCGCGGGGGCGGCCATCGGCCTGGGCTCGGGGGCCCAGGCCGAGGCTTCCCCGAACGACGCGGCGCAGGACGGCGCCGCACAGCAGGACTGGCCCCGCCAGCAGGGCCGCAGCATGATCAACGTGCCGTTCGAGCGGCGCGACACGGTTCGGCTCGCGATCATCGGCCTCGGCAACCGGGGCGGCGGCATGATCGGGTCGTTCCTCGCCGTACCCGGCGTCAAGGTGACCGCACTGTGCGACATCCGCCCGGAGTTCGCGGCCCGCGCCGCGAAGGCCGTGACCGGCGCGGGCCAGCCGGCACCAGCGCTCTACACCAAGGGCGACCACGACTTCGAGAACATGGTCCGCCGCGACGACATCGACCTGGTCTACGTCGCCTCGCCATGGGAGTGGCACGTGCCGATGGCGCTGGCGGCCCTGCGCGCCGGCAAGCACGTCGGCGTCGAGACGCCGTTCGCGACGTCCATCAACGAACTCTGGCAGCTGGTGGACGCGTCGGAGCGTTACCAGCGGCACTGCATGCAGCTGGAGAACTGCTGCTACGGCCAGAACGAGATGCGCGTCCTGCGCATGGCACACGCCGGCCTGTTCGGCGACTTGCTCCACGGCGCGGGCGCGTACATCCACGACCTGCGTGAGTTGCTGTTCTCCGACACCTACTACGAGGCCGAGTGGCGACGCGCCTGGCACACCAAGCGCGAGCTCAAGGGTGACCTCTACCCGACGCACGGGCTCGGCCCGGTCGCCAACTACATGGACATCAACCGCGGCGACCGGATCGTGCGGATCTCCTCGATGGGCACGCCCGCGCTCGGCCTCGCGGAGTACCGCGCGGCACACGAGCAGCCGGGTGACTCGTCGTGGAAGGAGCGCTACGTCGAGTCCGACACGACCATCAGCCTGCTGCAGACAGCCAAAGGCCGGGTCATCCGACTGGAACACGACGTGTCCACACCGCACCCGTACAGCAGGCTGAACCACCTCGCCGGGACCAAGGGGAAGTTCGAGGACTATCCACCCCGGATCTACCTCGAACCGAAACACACCAATGACCAGTGGGCCAGCTTCGACGAGTTCAAGTCGTACGACCATTGGTTGTGGACAGACGTCCCGCCGGGACCGGGTGGCCACGGCGGCATGGACTACTACATGGCGTACCGGACCATCCAGACGATGCGCCTCGGACTGGTCCCCGACATGGACGTGTACGACGGAGCGGTCTGGAGCGCTCCGGTACCGCTGAGTTCCAGGTCCATCGACCAACACGGCGCGCCGCAACAGATTCCTGATTTCACCAGGGGAAGGTGGCGTGAGAAACGCCCGGGGGTGGACTCGGTGAAGCCGCCGAAGAACTGA